Sequence from the Nitrospirota bacterium genome:
AGGACCGGTGAGGAGCAAACGATAAAAAACGAAAACCAGATTGCCGTTGCATATATGAGACGCTTCACAATTCCTCCTGTAATAAGACGGTTCGATATTGTTTCCATTGAGCAGGCTGCTGAAATTATTCCTTCACGTCTGACGCGGCGTCGGCATGCTCCATGCCTTTCCGGGAATCCCGGTGAGACTTGAAAGCAGAGGCTCCCATACCTGTCCTCTCATATAGGCCCGGTACCAGTTCATCCATCCTTCAGCCTCTGTTTCAGGATATCCATGCTCCAGCGCGGCATGCAGGTTTCCGACCGGCATGGTAAACCCAAGATTTTCATAATAGTTTGATGCGCCGTGGAGCCACTCATGAAGAAATACTTCACCCCAGGGCCTGCCTTCCCGAAACCACCACCATTGCTCACCCGTAATGATACTTGAATAGGTAGTTGTCCCATCGTTTATGAATACACCTCCGAGACCAAAATATGCCGGTATTGGGCCGCTGTTCCAGACGATATGGACCGAATCATACTTCCCTTTGGGTGCATATAGCCCAAGGTCATCCCGGACATCATCGTAACTCAACCAAAAATAGTCCCCGAAAGGAGAAACTTTTTCAATAATACGGTCTGACACAATAATGTCATAATGCGTATCGACAACACCGTCTGAGGCGTCAGCTGCCAGATCGGAGAAATTCAGAAATGCCCGGAGCAATGAAGCGGTGTGGCTCTCCGTAATACTGCCGGCATATCTTTTTGCCGTTCCCTGTTCGACATATTCGGCATTGGTGTGGGGATAGACAATGAGGAGATGCGAGTATGTTGCCAGGCTGTTTGGAGGGGGGGCTGTTGTGAAGTCCCATGTAACGCTGTTTTCAAGGGGGATGCCGTGACTGTCTTTAACATCTCTGGTTATGGTAACCGTATACGTCCTGGCGTAATCAAAAGAGTTCATGGGGATAAATGTGGCAGAGGCCCCATTGACTGTTACAAAACCTTTCACTCCTTGTACCGTGACGGTAATGCCTGTTACGCTCATCGGGTCCATCGGCCGGGAGAATTCAATAGTTACCGCACTGTTAACAGCTACCTGCCGGGAGTCTGCTGCGGGACTGACTGATATAACAACCGGGCTTGACGTTGTGTCGGTAATCCCCTCGCCCCCGCCTCCCCCACAGCCGGAGAT
This genomic interval carries:
- a CDS encoding Ig-like domain-containing protein encodes the protein MNRHRYINPRQSASFSLIIALLSVILFISGCGGGGGEGITDTTSSPVVISVSPAADSRQVAVNSAVTIEFSRPMDPMSVTGITVTVQGVKGFVTVNGASATFIPMNSFDYARTYTVTITRDVKDSHGIPLENSVTWDFTTAPPPNSLATYSHLLIVYPHTNAEYVEQGTAKRYAGSITESHTASLLRAFLNFSDLAADASDGVVDTHYDIIVSDRIIEKVSPFGDYFWLSYDDVRDDLGLYAPKGKYDSVHIVWNSGPIPAYFGLGGVFINDGTTTYSSIITGEQWWWFREGRPWGEVFLHEWLHGASNYYENLGFTMPVGNLHAALEHGYPETEAEGWMNWYRAYMRGQVWEPLLSSLTGIPGKAWSMPTPRQT